The following is a genomic window from Limibacillus sp..
GCCTCCAGAAAACCGTCCCTGTCTTCGGCGGCCTGAAGGTTCTTGAAACTCGCTGCCTCGATTGCCCGCTCGACGGTCGAGGCCTTGCCGTCCATGCCCAGCAGCTTTGCGATCCTCCGAAAGGAGTCGCCGGGCCGGGCCAGAAGGTCCTCGTAGCGGAAGACCGGCACATCGGCTTGCGTCCAGGAGCGCACATGGTCCGGCCAGGACCCCAGATGCTCAAAGATCGACCGCTTGTCCTTGCCGCCGCCCGTGTAGGCCTTCGGCGCGGCCATGAACTCGATCGCCTCATCCAGGGTGATGCCGAAGTGCTTCGAGACCGAGATCGCCACATCGCGCGGGTCGCGGACGATGTAGAGCGCGCCGACCGTGAGATCGTCGCGGATCAGCGGCACGCCGTCGAAGGCCCCCAGCATGTTGTGGGTCTTCATCAAAAGGTGCCGCCCACCCGTCATGGCTTGCAGCTTCTCCTGGATCTGCCCTCTGATCCTGGCGCCCTCGATCGAGGGTTTGAACAAGGTCTCCAGATCGCAGCCCGCCTTCTGATACCAGCTAATCGCCGATTCAGAGGGCACGTAGTTGGGTATCTCGTTGAGCGGCACGGGTTGTTCCGGCGCCATCAGGTTCGCGATGAAAGCGCGCACCCAGGTGTTGCCGGATTTGGGGTAGGACGCGATCCAGTAGATGCCCATGGTCTCCAGACGTCTCCCTCAGCGCGCGATCATGGAGAGGGTGGCCAAAAGCAGCGGGTGGTCTTCTTCGACCAGGGCGTCGACCGCCGAGAAGTGGTCGCGGCCGGGCAGCGCGACCTCCTCAACCGAAAGCCCGGCCGCCCGCCAGTCGGCGATGAACTCCGCCTGCTGATCCAGGAACTCCTCGCTCTCGGTTGCTCCGACCGCGCAGATCAGAGGCGGGGCTTCCTTGGGCGGCTGGAAGCGCGGACTGCAGGCGGCGACCGCCTCCGGCGTCACTCTCAGGACCGGCTGCTGATAGGAAAGCGGAATCGGCGTCAGGTCGTAAATGCCCGAGATCGAGAGGCAGCCCTTCACCGGCGTCTGCTCGAACCCGTAGGCGGGCCAGTGCGCCGTCAGGCAGCAGACCGCCAGATGCCCGCCCGCCGAGTGGCCGGTGAGAAAGATCCGGTCGGGGTCGATGCCATGGTCCGGCGCATTGCGGCTGAGCCAGGCCACCGCCCGGCGCACCTGTTCGACGATCTCCGGGATATCGGCCTTGGGCGCGAGGTCGTAGTTGACCGAGGCGTAGGCGATGCCGCGCTTGAGGAACGCAGGGGCAGGAAAGAGGAAGTCTGCCTTGTCGAGGGTCTGCCACCAGCCGCCGTGCACGAAGATCAGCAAGGGGCTGGGCCCGGGCCCTTCAGCAGGCAGCAGGTCGATGCGCTCGCCGGGGGACGGGCCGTAGGCGAGGTCGCCGCGCAGCTCATGGGCTCCGGCGACCTTGTCGCTTTCGGCGCGCCAGCGCTGGAAGTACTCCTCGAACTGCGGCACGCGCTCACGGTTGTTCAGCTGGGCGTCCAGGGCATCCCGGTCGTAGCTGCGGTAGATGATCTCGTTCATGGCCTCTCCTGACGCGGCGGAGGGCAAGACTAGCCGTGGAAAAGGCCGCTGGAAAGCCGCCAGCGAGCATGCTTTATTGCCGCGCCCCGGCGCTCGCGGCCCACAGCTTGAGCCTCGGGAGGTGCAAAGCGGGCGCCAAGGACCTAGATTAGGGAACGTGATGGCCAACACCCTCGCCCATAGCCTGCCGGATTCGGACCCTGCGCTCCGGCACGTGGACCGCGCCCTCGGCGAACTGCGCCGCGGCGCGCCGGTCGTCCTGCGCGAGAACGGGAGCAGCCTTCTGGTCTTGAGCGCGGAGACGGTGAGCGACGGCGCGCTCGAGCTGCTCCGCCGCCAGGGCGGCGGAGAGCCGCTCTTGATCATTACGGCGCGCCGCGCCGAGGCGCTCGGCCTGTCGCCCCGCGACTCGCAGCCGCTGGCCCTGAAGCTCCTGGACCGTTCGGCCGAACGGGTGCTGGAGCTGACCGATCCCAGCCAGCCCCGCGCCCGCGCGCTGGAACGCCCGGAGGTGGCGCAAGCGCCCGAAGGCCCGTCCGGCGTCGCCATCGACCTCATGAAACTGGCCAGGCTGCTGCCCGCCGCCCTGCTGGTCAGTC
Proteins encoded in this region:
- a CDS encoding sulfotransferase domain-containing protein; its protein translation is MGIYWIASYPKSGNTWVRAFIANLMAPEQPVPLNEIPNYVPSESAISWYQKAGCDLETLFKPSIEGARIRGQIQEKLQAMTGGRHLLMKTHNMLGAFDGVPLIRDDLTVGALYIVRDPRDVAISVSKHFGITLDEAIEFMAAPKAYTGGGKDKRSIFEHLGSWPDHVRSWTQADVPVFRYEDLLARPGDSFRRIAKLLGMDGKASTVERAIEAASFKNLQAAEDRDGFLEASGKSERFFRAGKAGRWREVLSDDQAARLAALDEDLMKRFKYGP
- a CDS encoding alpha/beta hydrolase, giving the protein MNEIIYRSYDRDALDAQLNNRERVPQFEEYFQRWRAESDKVAGAHELRGDLAYGPSPGERIDLLPAEGPGPSPLLIFVHGGWWQTLDKADFLFPAPAFLKRGIAYASVNYDLAPKADIPEIVEQVRRAVAWLSRNAPDHGIDPDRIFLTGHSAGGHLAVCCLTAHWPAYGFEQTPVKGCLSISGIYDLTPIPLSYQQPVLRVTPEAVAACSPRFQPPKEAPPLICAVGATESEEFLDQQAEFIADWRAAGLSVEEVALPGRDHFSAVDALVEEDHPLLLATLSMIAR